The nucleotide window CCGGACTTCCTGGCCCTGCCCAACGTCGGGTGCGTGGGCGGCACCTGGCTCACGCCCCGCCAGGCCGTGAAAGACGGCGACTGGCAGCAGATCACGGAGCTGGCGGCCGGGGCGAGCAAGCTCAGGGACAACTGACCGAGGCGTCGACGGGTGATGCCTGATCCTGTCCAGGGATCGGGCCGCTCGACCGGAAGGTGCTCTCAGAGGGAGGGATACCGGGACGGTCCGGACGCTGATCGCAGGGGCGTGTTACGGTCCCGGCCTGGACAGGGTCGACCGAGGGCCGACCGGCGGCCACGGGGAGGACACGGTGCTGGTCACCACCGGCCTGCTCGGTGAGCGGGCCCGCCGGCTGACGGCCGTGCTGCTGCTGGCCGGCCTGCTGACCTCGTGCTCGGGGACGAACTCCGACCCGGCTGCGTCCCCGCTCTCCGGGGCGGGGACGTCCGCGTCACCGGTGGTGAGCGCGAGCCCGCGGCCGGGTGGTGCTCCGGTCGCCGTGGGCGTGCCCGAGTACGCCGACAGCTCCGGCGCGGTCGAGGTCTACTTCCCGGACGGCCGGCACCAGCAACTCACCCCCGGCGGGCTCGGCCTGCCGCCCGCGCAACCCTGGGGTGACGATCCCTACGCGTTGTATCCGCAGGCCCTACAGTTCGGGTCGGCCGTGGCCACGGCAGACCTCAACCAGGACGGCATCGACGATCTGGTGGTCGGGTCCGAGGGCGGCAGGATCAACACCGACGAGGACACACCCACGGCGGGGGAGCTGAACGAAGACTTCCTGACCCCGCACGACGCGGACCCGGCGGCGGGGGCGTCGGGGCGGGTATGGATCCTGCTGGGCGGCAGCGGCGGTTTCACCCGGGACCGGATGATCCGCGTGCCGGTCCCGGCCCGGGTCGGCGACCAGGCCGGGGCCGCGGTCGCCGTGACCCCGCGCGCCTCCGGCACCGGCCACGACCTGTGGGTCGGTGCGCCCGGGCTGACCGTCGGCGGCCGGGCCCAGGCCGGCGCGGTCTATCGCTTTTCGGTGACCACGCGGACCACGCGGGCCACGCCGACGCCGACACTGACGGACACCGTCACCTACGACAGTCGGCTGGTGCCCGGCACCGCTGTCGGC belongs to Kineosporia corallincola and includes:
- a CDS encoding FG-GAP repeat protein; amino-acid sequence: MLVTTGLLGERARRLTAVLLLAGLLTSCSGTNSDPAASPLSGAGTSASPVVSASPRPGGAPVAVGVPEYADSSGAVEVYFPDGRHQQLTPGGLGLPPAQPWGDDPYALYPQALQFGSAVATADLNQDGIDDLVVGSEGGRINTDEDTPTAGELNEDFLTPHDADPAAGASGRVWILLGGSGGFTRDRMIRVPVPARVGDQAGAAVAVTPRASGTGHDLWVGAPGLTVGGRAQAGAVYRFSVTTRTTRATPTPTLTDTVTYDSRLVPGTAVGFDHFGSVLARVRNGVVVGVPDRTVRGLPQAGEIVRLRTDRSTDRMIEAEAFNQDSAAVPGRATRATSFGAAVAENGLAVAVPRARVEGRAGAGSVQLFTTSSARPDSLTPAAALHQGSPGVPGAPGRYVEFGTDVVAGEFLCPGVTSLAISSRYQPGDPPVPVTVTVVPLPGSDRSCAGTVLTGDGLPTTDTSGSGDDADLGTAAIDSGASARDQLLIVARLDDRARRIMLWPGPGSSLTTLGTAG